The Helianthus annuus cultivar XRQ/B chromosome 16, HanXRQr2.0-SUNRISE, whole genome shotgun sequence genome includes a window with the following:
- the LOC110916180 gene encoding uncharacterized protein LOC110916180 isoform X4 gives MRMEYVGKDEHTHVHGQHKRSKSASGSTHGLRAEGASHPREEWNKSTGLHFEARSTSPYSPLHETSSNKDTDVVSKQRDSLENDIEQLQMRLQQEKSVRMLLERALGRTSSTLSPGHRHSANQTKELIAEIQLLEEEVMNREQHVLSLYRTVFEQCASRPSSGQGSLLTSPAHAISKKESKKHPTIISSTFCSSKSFPFWKFHALSSINAPGKGNLLQSKTRNASLPGSKAKNYFESTYSNDIKIKGNPSATLTLKDHLYECPSRLSEEMVKCMAAAYCWLNSSSSTGLEHKKSSSLSRFSTNRDNCKSMVEISWISTDKNNFSRASYAINSYRHLVEQLEKLNLSNMDTNAQTAFWINMYNSMIMHAYLAYGIPHSSLRRSALFHKAGYKIGGQMISANAIEQAIFKFHTPRVGKWLETILSTALWKKSGEERQRISTKFGLEYHQPLLCFALCTGTSSDPVLKVYTPSNIKEELEVATREFLESNIIVKKSKKVFIPKLLERFGKEVNISPDNLLTWITEHVDKKLCDSIEKCIEHKTSKKTSQIIEWLPYNSRFRYVFSKELTEKPWWL, from the exons ATGAGAATGGAGTATGTAGGTAAAGATGAACATACACATGTTCATGGACAACACAAACGTTCTAAGAG TGCTTCTGGGTCTACTCATGGCTTGAGAGCTGAAGGAGCTTCACATCCTAGAGAGGAGTGGAATAAATCAACC GGTTTGCATTTTGAAGCGCGGAGTACCAGCCCGTATTCTCCTCTTCATGAAACTTCCAGTAATAAGGACACAGATGTCGTGTCAAAACAAAGGGATTCACTGGAAAATGAT ATTGAGCAACTACAAATGCGATTGCAGCAAGAGAAATCAGTGCGGATGTTGCTCGAGAGAGCTTTGGGCCGAACATCTAGCACTTTATCACCTGGCCATAGGCATTCCGCTAATCAG ACGAAGGAGTTAATTGCTGAGATTCAGTTACTTGAGGAAGAAGTTATGAACCGTGAGCAGCATGTTCTTTCTCTATACAGAACCGTATTTGAACAATGTGCTAGTCGCCCATCATCTGGACAAGGTTCACTCCTAACTTCTCCTGCACATGCAATTTCAAAAAAGGAATCAAAAAAGCATCCCACTATTATTTCAAGCACCTTTTGTTCTTCAAAGAGTTTCCCTTTTTGGAAATTCCATGCTCTTTCTTCCATAAATGCCCCTGGGAAGGGGAACTTATTGCAGTCTAAAACAAGGAATGCTTCACTACCCGGTAGCAAAGCCAAGAATTATTTTGAATCTACATATTCAAATGATATTAAG ATAAAGGGAAATCCATCAGCAACACTAACTTTAAAAGATCATCTTTACGAGTGTCCCAGCAGATTATCAGAAGAGATGGTAAAGTGTATGGCTGCTGCATACTGCTGGCTCAATAGTTCATCATCCACAGGTTTAGAACATAAGAAGTCATCTTCGCTGTCCAGATTTTCCACCAATAGAGACAATTGCAAATCAATGGTCGAAATCTCATGGATATCAACTGATAAGAACAACTTTTCTCGTGCATCTTATGCTATAAACAGTTATAG ACATTTAGTGGAGCAACTAGAGAAGTTGAACTTGAGCAATATGGACACAAATGCTCAAACTGCATTCTGGATCAATATGTATAATTCCATGATTATGCAT GCGTATCTGGCATACGGGATACCCCACAGCTCTCTGAGAAGGTCAGCCTTATTTCACAAG GCTGGTTACAAAATTGGTGGGCAAATGATAAGCGCAAATGCTATTGAGCAGGCCATATTTAAGTTCCACACCCCGAGGGTTGGAAAG TGGCTGGAGACCATCCTTTCAACTGCATTGTGGAAGAAATCGGGAGAAGAAAGACAACGGATCAGTACAAAGTTCGGCCTCGAGTATCACCAGCCGCTTTTGTGTTTTGCCCTTTGCACTGGCACTTCATCTGATCCTGTG CTGAAAGTATACACGCCATCAAACATCAAAGAGGAGCTAGAAGTAGCAACGAGGGAGTTTCTTGAATCAAACATAATCGTGAAGAAATCAAAGAAAGTTTTCATCCCGAAATTACTTGAAAGATTCGGGAAAGAAGTCAACATCTCTCCAGACAATCTTCTGACATGGATAACCGAACACGTTGACAAGAAGCTTTGTGATTCCATAGAGAAATGCATCGAACATAAAACCAGTAAGAAAACATCGCAGATCATCGAATGGTTGCCTTATAATTCAAGATTTCGGTACGTCTTCTCCAAAGAGTTGACTGAAAAGCCATGGTGGCTCTGA
- the LOC110916180 gene encoding uncharacterized protein LOC110916180 isoform X3 encodes MRMEYVGKDEHTHVHGQHKRSKSASGSTHGLRAEGASHPREEWNKSTGLHFEARSTSPYSPLHETSSNKDTDVVSKQRDSLENDIEQLQMRLQQEKSVRMLLERALGRTSSTLSPGHRHSANQTKELIAEIQLLEEEVMNREQHVLSLYRTVFEQCASRPSSGQGSLLTSPAHAISKKESKKHPTIISSTFCSSKSFPFWKFHALSSINAPGKGNLLQSKTRNASLPGSKAKNYFESTYSNDIKQIKGNPSATLTLKDHLYECPSRLSEEMVKCMAAAYCWLNSSSSTGLEHKKSSSLSRFSTNRDNCKSMVEISWISTDKNNFSRASYAINSYRHLVEQLEKLNLSNMDTNAQTAFWINMYNSMIMHAYLAYGIPHSSLRRSALFHKAGYKIGGQMISANAIEQAIFKFHTPRVGKWLETILSTALWKKSGEERQRISTKFGLEYHQPLLCFALCTGTSSDPVLKVYTPSNIKEELEVATREFLESNIIVKKSKKVFIPKLLERFGKEVNISPDNLLTWITEHVDKKLCDSIEKCIEHKTSKKTSQIIEWLPYNSRFRYVFSKELTEKPWWL; translated from the exons ATGAGAATGGAGTATGTAGGTAAAGATGAACATACACATGTTCATGGACAACACAAACGTTCTAAGAG TGCTTCTGGGTCTACTCATGGCTTGAGAGCTGAAGGAGCTTCACATCCTAGAGAGGAGTGGAATAAATCAACC GGTTTGCATTTTGAAGCGCGGAGTACCAGCCCGTATTCTCCTCTTCATGAAACTTCCAGTAATAAGGACACAGATGTCGTGTCAAAACAAAGGGATTCACTGGAAAATGAT ATTGAGCAACTACAAATGCGATTGCAGCAAGAGAAATCAGTGCGGATGTTGCTCGAGAGAGCTTTGGGCCGAACATCTAGCACTTTATCACCTGGCCATAGGCATTCCGCTAATCAG ACGAAGGAGTTAATTGCTGAGATTCAGTTACTTGAGGAAGAAGTTATGAACCGTGAGCAGCATGTTCTTTCTCTATACAGAACCGTATTTGAACAATGTGCTAGTCGCCCATCATCTGGACAAGGTTCACTCCTAACTTCTCCTGCACATGCAATTTCAAAAAAGGAATCAAAAAAGCATCCCACTATTATTTCAAGCACCTTTTGTTCTTCAAAGAGTTTCCCTTTTTGGAAATTCCATGCTCTTTCTTCCATAAATGCCCCTGGGAAGGGGAACTTATTGCAGTCTAAAACAAGGAATGCTTCACTACCCGGTAGCAAAGCCAAGAATTATTTTGAATCTACATATTCAAATGATATTAAG cAGATAAAGGGAAATCCATCAGCAACACTAACTTTAAAAGATCATCTTTACGAGTGTCCCAGCAGATTATCAGAAGAGATGGTAAAGTGTATGGCTGCTGCATACTGCTGGCTCAATAGTTCATCATCCACAGGTTTAGAACATAAGAAGTCATCTTCGCTGTCCAGATTTTCCACCAATAGAGACAATTGCAAATCAATGGTCGAAATCTCATGGATATCAACTGATAAGAACAACTTTTCTCGTGCATCTTATGCTATAAACAGTTATAG ACATTTAGTGGAGCAACTAGAGAAGTTGAACTTGAGCAATATGGACACAAATGCTCAAACTGCATTCTGGATCAATATGTATAATTCCATGATTATGCAT GCGTATCTGGCATACGGGATACCCCACAGCTCTCTGAGAAGGTCAGCCTTATTTCACAAG GCTGGTTACAAAATTGGTGGGCAAATGATAAGCGCAAATGCTATTGAGCAGGCCATATTTAAGTTCCACACCCCGAGGGTTGGAAAG TGGCTGGAGACCATCCTTTCAACTGCATTGTGGAAGAAATCGGGAGAAGAAAGACAACGGATCAGTACAAAGTTCGGCCTCGAGTATCACCAGCCGCTTTTGTGTTTTGCCCTTTGCACTGGCACTTCATCTGATCCTGTG CTGAAAGTATACACGCCATCAAACATCAAAGAGGAGCTAGAAGTAGCAACGAGGGAGTTTCTTGAATCAAACATAATCGTGAAGAAATCAAAGAAAGTTTTCATCCCGAAATTACTTGAAAGATTCGGGAAAGAAGTCAACATCTCTCCAGACAATCTTCTGACATGGATAACCGAACACGTTGACAAGAAGCTTTGTGATTCCATAGAGAAATGCATCGAACATAAAACCAGTAAGAAAACATCGCAGATCATCGAATGGTTGCCTTATAATTCAAGATTTCGGTACGTCTTCTCCAAAGAGTTGACTGAAAAGCCATGGTGGCTCTGA
- the LOC110916180 gene encoding uncharacterized protein LOC110916180 isoform X1 — protein MRMEYVGKDEHTHVHGQHKRSKSASGSTHGLRAEGASHPREEWNKSTGLHFEARSTSPYSPLHETSSNKDTDVVSKQRDSLENDIEQLQMRLQQEKSVRMLLERALGRTSSTLSPGHRHSANQVTIVHTKELIAEIQLLEEEVMNREQHVLSLYRTVFEQCASRPSSGQGSLLTSPAHAISKKESKKHPTIISSTFCSSKSFPFWKFHALSSINAPGKGNLLQSKTRNASLPGSKAKNYFESTYSNDIKQIKGNPSATLTLKDHLYECPSRLSEEMVKCMAAAYCWLNSSSSTGLEHKKSSSLSRFSTNRDNCKSMVEISWISTDKNNFSRASYAINSYRHLVEQLEKLNLSNMDTNAQTAFWINMYNSMIMHAYLAYGIPHSSLRRSALFHKAGYKIGGQMISANAIEQAIFKFHTPRVGKWLETILSTALWKKSGEERQRISTKFGLEYHQPLLCFALCTGTSSDPVLKVYTPSNIKEELEVATREFLESNIIVKKSKKVFIPKLLERFGKEVNISPDNLLTWITEHVDKKLCDSIEKCIEHKTSKKTSQIIEWLPYNSRFRYVFSKELTEKPWWL, from the exons ATGAGAATGGAGTATGTAGGTAAAGATGAACATACACATGTTCATGGACAACACAAACGTTCTAAGAG TGCTTCTGGGTCTACTCATGGCTTGAGAGCTGAAGGAGCTTCACATCCTAGAGAGGAGTGGAATAAATCAACC GGTTTGCATTTTGAAGCGCGGAGTACCAGCCCGTATTCTCCTCTTCATGAAACTTCCAGTAATAAGGACACAGATGTCGTGTCAAAACAAAGGGATTCACTGGAAAATGAT ATTGAGCAACTACAAATGCGATTGCAGCAAGAGAAATCAGTGCGGATGTTGCTCGAGAGAGCTTTGGGCCGAACATCTAGCACTTTATCACCTGGCCATAGGCATTCCGCTAATCAGGTGACCATTGTACAT ACGAAGGAGTTAATTGCTGAGATTCAGTTACTTGAGGAAGAAGTTATGAACCGTGAGCAGCATGTTCTTTCTCTATACAGAACCGTATTTGAACAATGTGCTAGTCGCCCATCATCTGGACAAGGTTCACTCCTAACTTCTCCTGCACATGCAATTTCAAAAAAGGAATCAAAAAAGCATCCCACTATTATTTCAAGCACCTTTTGTTCTTCAAAGAGTTTCCCTTTTTGGAAATTCCATGCTCTTTCTTCCATAAATGCCCCTGGGAAGGGGAACTTATTGCAGTCTAAAACAAGGAATGCTTCACTACCCGGTAGCAAAGCCAAGAATTATTTTGAATCTACATATTCAAATGATATTAAG cAGATAAAGGGAAATCCATCAGCAACACTAACTTTAAAAGATCATCTTTACGAGTGTCCCAGCAGATTATCAGAAGAGATGGTAAAGTGTATGGCTGCTGCATACTGCTGGCTCAATAGTTCATCATCCACAGGTTTAGAACATAAGAAGTCATCTTCGCTGTCCAGATTTTCCACCAATAGAGACAATTGCAAATCAATGGTCGAAATCTCATGGATATCAACTGATAAGAACAACTTTTCTCGTGCATCTTATGCTATAAACAGTTATAG ACATTTAGTGGAGCAACTAGAGAAGTTGAACTTGAGCAATATGGACACAAATGCTCAAACTGCATTCTGGATCAATATGTATAATTCCATGATTATGCAT GCGTATCTGGCATACGGGATACCCCACAGCTCTCTGAGAAGGTCAGCCTTATTTCACAAG GCTGGTTACAAAATTGGTGGGCAAATGATAAGCGCAAATGCTATTGAGCAGGCCATATTTAAGTTCCACACCCCGAGGGTTGGAAAG TGGCTGGAGACCATCCTTTCAACTGCATTGTGGAAGAAATCGGGAGAAGAAAGACAACGGATCAGTACAAAGTTCGGCCTCGAGTATCACCAGCCGCTTTTGTGTTTTGCCCTTTGCACTGGCACTTCATCTGATCCTGTG CTGAAAGTATACACGCCATCAAACATCAAAGAGGAGCTAGAAGTAGCAACGAGGGAGTTTCTTGAATCAAACATAATCGTGAAGAAATCAAAGAAAGTTTTCATCCCGAAATTACTTGAAAGATTCGGGAAAGAAGTCAACATCTCTCCAGACAATCTTCTGACATGGATAACCGAACACGTTGACAAGAAGCTTTGTGATTCCATAGAGAAATGCATCGAACATAAAACCAGTAAGAAAACATCGCAGATCATCGAATGGTTGCCTTATAATTCAAGATTTCGGTACGTCTTCTCCAAAGAGTTGACTGAAAAGCCATGGTGGCTCTGA
- the LOC110916180 gene encoding uncharacterized protein LOC110916180 isoform X2, translated as MRMEYVGKDEHTHVHGQHKRSKSASGSTHGLRAEGASHPREEWNKSTGLHFEARSTSPYSPLHETSSNKDTDVVSKQRDSLENDIEQLQMRLQQEKSVRMLLERALGRTSSTLSPGHRHSANQVTIVHTKELIAEIQLLEEEVMNREQHVLSLYRTVFEQCASRPSSGQGSLLTSPAHAISKKESKKHPTIISSTFCSSKSFPFWKFHALSSINAPGKGNLLQSKTRNASLPGSKAKNYFESTYSNDIKIKGNPSATLTLKDHLYECPSRLSEEMVKCMAAAYCWLNSSSSTGLEHKKSSSLSRFSTNRDNCKSMVEISWISTDKNNFSRASYAINSYRHLVEQLEKLNLSNMDTNAQTAFWINMYNSMIMHAYLAYGIPHSSLRRSALFHKAGYKIGGQMISANAIEQAIFKFHTPRVGKWLETILSTALWKKSGEERQRISTKFGLEYHQPLLCFALCTGTSSDPVLKVYTPSNIKEELEVATREFLESNIIVKKSKKVFIPKLLERFGKEVNISPDNLLTWITEHVDKKLCDSIEKCIEHKTSKKTSQIIEWLPYNSRFRYVFSKELTEKPWWL; from the exons ATGAGAATGGAGTATGTAGGTAAAGATGAACATACACATGTTCATGGACAACACAAACGTTCTAAGAG TGCTTCTGGGTCTACTCATGGCTTGAGAGCTGAAGGAGCTTCACATCCTAGAGAGGAGTGGAATAAATCAACC GGTTTGCATTTTGAAGCGCGGAGTACCAGCCCGTATTCTCCTCTTCATGAAACTTCCAGTAATAAGGACACAGATGTCGTGTCAAAACAAAGGGATTCACTGGAAAATGAT ATTGAGCAACTACAAATGCGATTGCAGCAAGAGAAATCAGTGCGGATGTTGCTCGAGAGAGCTTTGGGCCGAACATCTAGCACTTTATCACCTGGCCATAGGCATTCCGCTAATCAGGTGACCATTGTACAT ACGAAGGAGTTAATTGCTGAGATTCAGTTACTTGAGGAAGAAGTTATGAACCGTGAGCAGCATGTTCTTTCTCTATACAGAACCGTATTTGAACAATGTGCTAGTCGCCCATCATCTGGACAAGGTTCACTCCTAACTTCTCCTGCACATGCAATTTCAAAAAAGGAATCAAAAAAGCATCCCACTATTATTTCAAGCACCTTTTGTTCTTCAAAGAGTTTCCCTTTTTGGAAATTCCATGCTCTTTCTTCCATAAATGCCCCTGGGAAGGGGAACTTATTGCAGTCTAAAACAAGGAATGCTTCACTACCCGGTAGCAAAGCCAAGAATTATTTTGAATCTACATATTCAAATGATATTAAG ATAAAGGGAAATCCATCAGCAACACTAACTTTAAAAGATCATCTTTACGAGTGTCCCAGCAGATTATCAGAAGAGATGGTAAAGTGTATGGCTGCTGCATACTGCTGGCTCAATAGTTCATCATCCACAGGTTTAGAACATAAGAAGTCATCTTCGCTGTCCAGATTTTCCACCAATAGAGACAATTGCAAATCAATGGTCGAAATCTCATGGATATCAACTGATAAGAACAACTTTTCTCGTGCATCTTATGCTATAAACAGTTATAG ACATTTAGTGGAGCAACTAGAGAAGTTGAACTTGAGCAATATGGACACAAATGCTCAAACTGCATTCTGGATCAATATGTATAATTCCATGATTATGCAT GCGTATCTGGCATACGGGATACCCCACAGCTCTCTGAGAAGGTCAGCCTTATTTCACAAG GCTGGTTACAAAATTGGTGGGCAAATGATAAGCGCAAATGCTATTGAGCAGGCCATATTTAAGTTCCACACCCCGAGGGTTGGAAAG TGGCTGGAGACCATCCTTTCAACTGCATTGTGGAAGAAATCGGGAGAAGAAAGACAACGGATCAGTACAAAGTTCGGCCTCGAGTATCACCAGCCGCTTTTGTGTTTTGCCCTTTGCACTGGCACTTCATCTGATCCTGTG CTGAAAGTATACACGCCATCAAACATCAAAGAGGAGCTAGAAGTAGCAACGAGGGAGTTTCTTGAATCAAACATAATCGTGAAGAAATCAAAGAAAGTTTTCATCCCGAAATTACTTGAAAGATTCGGGAAAGAAGTCAACATCTCTCCAGACAATCTTCTGACATGGATAACCGAACACGTTGACAAGAAGCTTTGTGATTCCATAGAGAAATGCATCGAACATAAAACCAGTAAGAAAACATCGCAGATCATCGAATGGTTGCCTTATAATTCAAGATTTCGGTACGTCTTCTCCAAAGAGTTGACTGAAAAGCCATGGTGGCTCTGA
- the LOC110916180 gene encoding uncharacterized protein LOC110916180 isoform X7, translating to MRLQQEKSVRMLLERALGRTSSTLSPGHRHSANQTKELIAEIQLLEEEVMNREQHVLSLYRTVFEQCASRPSSGQGSLLTSPAHAISKKESKKHPTIISSTFCSSKSFPFWKFHALSSINAPGKGNLLQSKTRNASLPGSKAKNYFESTYSNDIKIKGNPSATLTLKDHLYECPSRLSEEMVKCMAAAYCWLNSSSSTGLEHKKSSSLSRFSTNRDNCKSMVEISWISTDKNNFSRASYAINSYRHLVEQLEKLNLSNMDTNAQTAFWINMYNSMIMHAYLAYGIPHSSLRRSALFHKAGYKIGGQMISANAIEQAIFKFHTPRVGKWLETILSTALWKKSGEERQRISTKFGLEYHQPLLCFALCTGTSSDPVLKVYTPSNIKEELEVATREFLESNIIVKKSKKVFIPKLLERFGKEVNISPDNLLTWITEHVDKKLCDSIEKCIEHKTSKKTSQIIEWLPYNSRFRYVFSKELTEKPWWL from the exons ATGCGATTGCAGCAAGAGAAATCAGTGCGGATGTTGCTCGAGAGAGCTTTGGGCCGAACATCTAGCACTTTATCACCTGGCCATAGGCATTCCGCTAATCAG ACGAAGGAGTTAATTGCTGAGATTCAGTTACTTGAGGAAGAAGTTATGAACCGTGAGCAGCATGTTCTTTCTCTATACAGAACCGTATTTGAACAATGTGCTAGTCGCCCATCATCTGGACAAGGTTCACTCCTAACTTCTCCTGCACATGCAATTTCAAAAAAGGAATCAAAAAAGCATCCCACTATTATTTCAAGCACCTTTTGTTCTTCAAAGAGTTTCCCTTTTTGGAAATTCCATGCTCTTTCTTCCATAAATGCCCCTGGGAAGGGGAACTTATTGCAGTCTAAAACAAGGAATGCTTCACTACCCGGTAGCAAAGCCAAGAATTATTTTGAATCTACATATTCAAATGATATTAAG ATAAAGGGAAATCCATCAGCAACACTAACTTTAAAAGATCATCTTTACGAGTGTCCCAGCAGATTATCAGAAGAGATGGTAAAGTGTATGGCTGCTGCATACTGCTGGCTCAATAGTTCATCATCCACAGGTTTAGAACATAAGAAGTCATCTTCGCTGTCCAGATTTTCCACCAATAGAGACAATTGCAAATCAATGGTCGAAATCTCATGGATATCAACTGATAAGAACAACTTTTCTCGTGCATCTTATGCTATAAACAGTTATAG ACATTTAGTGGAGCAACTAGAGAAGTTGAACTTGAGCAATATGGACACAAATGCTCAAACTGCATTCTGGATCAATATGTATAATTCCATGATTATGCAT GCGTATCTGGCATACGGGATACCCCACAGCTCTCTGAGAAGGTCAGCCTTATTTCACAAG GCTGGTTACAAAATTGGTGGGCAAATGATAAGCGCAAATGCTATTGAGCAGGCCATATTTAAGTTCCACACCCCGAGGGTTGGAAAG TGGCTGGAGACCATCCTTTCAACTGCATTGTGGAAGAAATCGGGAGAAGAAAGACAACGGATCAGTACAAAGTTCGGCCTCGAGTATCACCAGCCGCTTTTGTGTTTTGCCCTTTGCACTGGCACTTCATCTGATCCTGTG CTGAAAGTATACACGCCATCAAACATCAAAGAGGAGCTAGAAGTAGCAACGAGGGAGTTTCTTGAATCAAACATAATCGTGAAGAAATCAAAGAAAGTTTTCATCCCGAAATTACTTGAAAGATTCGGGAAAGAAGTCAACATCTCTCCAGACAATCTTCTGACATGGATAACCGAACACGTTGACAAGAAGCTTTGTGATTCCATAGAGAAATGCATCGAACATAAAACCAGTAAGAAAACATCGCAGATCATCGAATGGTTGCCTTATAATTCAAGATTTCGGTACGTCTTCTCCAAAGAGTTGACTGAAAAGCCATGGTGGCTCTGA
- the LOC110916180 gene encoding uncharacterized protein LOC110916180 isoform X5 gives MRLQQEKSVRMLLERALGRTSSTLSPGHRHSANQVTIVHTKELIAEIQLLEEEVMNREQHVLSLYRTVFEQCASRPSSGQGSLLTSPAHAISKKESKKHPTIISSTFCSSKSFPFWKFHALSSINAPGKGNLLQSKTRNASLPGSKAKNYFESTYSNDIKQIKGNPSATLTLKDHLYECPSRLSEEMVKCMAAAYCWLNSSSSTGLEHKKSSSLSRFSTNRDNCKSMVEISWISTDKNNFSRASYAINSYRHLVEQLEKLNLSNMDTNAQTAFWINMYNSMIMHAYLAYGIPHSSLRRSALFHKAGYKIGGQMISANAIEQAIFKFHTPRVGKWLETILSTALWKKSGEERQRISTKFGLEYHQPLLCFALCTGTSSDPVLKVYTPSNIKEELEVATREFLESNIIVKKSKKVFIPKLLERFGKEVNISPDNLLTWITEHVDKKLCDSIEKCIEHKTSKKTSQIIEWLPYNSRFRYVFSKELTEKPWWL, from the exons ATGCGATTGCAGCAAGAGAAATCAGTGCGGATGTTGCTCGAGAGAGCTTTGGGCCGAACATCTAGCACTTTATCACCTGGCCATAGGCATTCCGCTAATCAGGTGACCATTGTACAT ACGAAGGAGTTAATTGCTGAGATTCAGTTACTTGAGGAAGAAGTTATGAACCGTGAGCAGCATGTTCTTTCTCTATACAGAACCGTATTTGAACAATGTGCTAGTCGCCCATCATCTGGACAAGGTTCACTCCTAACTTCTCCTGCACATGCAATTTCAAAAAAGGAATCAAAAAAGCATCCCACTATTATTTCAAGCACCTTTTGTTCTTCAAAGAGTTTCCCTTTTTGGAAATTCCATGCTCTTTCTTCCATAAATGCCCCTGGGAAGGGGAACTTATTGCAGTCTAAAACAAGGAATGCTTCACTACCCGGTAGCAAAGCCAAGAATTATTTTGAATCTACATATTCAAATGATATTAAG cAGATAAAGGGAAATCCATCAGCAACACTAACTTTAAAAGATCATCTTTACGAGTGTCCCAGCAGATTATCAGAAGAGATGGTAAAGTGTATGGCTGCTGCATACTGCTGGCTCAATAGTTCATCATCCACAGGTTTAGAACATAAGAAGTCATCTTCGCTGTCCAGATTTTCCACCAATAGAGACAATTGCAAATCAATGGTCGAAATCTCATGGATATCAACTGATAAGAACAACTTTTCTCGTGCATCTTATGCTATAAACAGTTATAG ACATTTAGTGGAGCAACTAGAGAAGTTGAACTTGAGCAATATGGACACAAATGCTCAAACTGCATTCTGGATCAATATGTATAATTCCATGATTATGCAT GCGTATCTGGCATACGGGATACCCCACAGCTCTCTGAGAAGGTCAGCCTTATTTCACAAG GCTGGTTACAAAATTGGTGGGCAAATGATAAGCGCAAATGCTATTGAGCAGGCCATATTTAAGTTCCACACCCCGAGGGTTGGAAAG TGGCTGGAGACCATCCTTTCAACTGCATTGTGGAAGAAATCGGGAGAAGAAAGACAACGGATCAGTACAAAGTTCGGCCTCGAGTATCACCAGCCGCTTTTGTGTTTTGCCCTTTGCACTGGCACTTCATCTGATCCTGTG CTGAAAGTATACACGCCATCAAACATCAAAGAGGAGCTAGAAGTAGCAACGAGGGAGTTTCTTGAATCAAACATAATCGTGAAGAAATCAAAGAAAGTTTTCATCCCGAAATTACTTGAAAGATTCGGGAAAGAAGTCAACATCTCTCCAGACAATCTTCTGACATGGATAACCGAACACGTTGACAAGAAGCTTTGTGATTCCATAGAGAAATGCATCGAACATAAAACCAGTAAGAAAACATCGCAGATCATCGAATGGTTGCCTTATAATTCAAGATTTCGGTACGTCTTCTCCAAAGAGTTGACTGAAAAGCCATGGTGGCTCTGA